A genomic region of Janthinobacterium lividum contains the following coding sequences:
- a CDS encoding efflux RND transporter permease subunit, with product MNFSRFFIDKPIFAAVLSIVIFVAGLLSIFGLPISEYPDVVPPSVVVRAQYPGANPKVIAETVAAPLEEQINGVENMLYMSSQNTSDGAMMLTVTFKIGTNVEQAETQVQNRVQRALPRLPEEVRQIGVTTVKSSPNLTMVVHLVSPNKRYDDMYLRNYAVLNVKDQLARLPGMGDIQIFGAGDYAMRIWLDPQKVAARGMTANDVVDAIREQNVQVAAGVIGASPAKNSDFQLTVNTQGRLQTPEEFGAIIVRTNADGAVTHLKDVARVEMGANSYSLRSLLNNNPAVGMGIFEAPNANALQLSSDVRAKMDELKKDFPQGVEYRIEYDPTQFVRSSIEAVIHTLLEAIALVVLVVIIFLQTWRASIIPLLAVPVSIVGTFAVMLGFGFSINTLSLFGLVLAIGIVVDDAIVVVENVERNIEEGLSPRDATIQAMKEVSGPIVAIALVLCAVFVPIAFVPGLSGEFYRQFALTIAISTVISAFSSLTLAPALSAALLKPHDAPKDALTRGMDMVFGRFFAWFNRFFGRASHRYEAGVKGVLGRKSASLGVYALLVVAAIFTFKSVPAGFVPAQDKQYLVGFAQLPDAASLDRTEDVVRRMSDVIKSVPGVESTIAFPGLSINDFTNAPNAGIVFATLKPFDERSSKELSGGAIAAEINKRLGGIQDAFIMVFPPPPVNGLGTIGGFKMMIEDRGNLGYDALYNATQALAAKAYQTPELAGVFSGYQINVPQLFADVDRVKAKQMGVQLQTIYQTLQINLGSLYVNDFNQFGRTYQVRVQADAAFRSHAQDIAQLKVRNDKGEMIPLSSLMRVKDSYGPDRVQRYNAYAAADFNGGAAPGVSSGQAQAALERIAKEVLPQGIAYEWTELTYQDILSGNTMIYVFPLCVLLVFLVLAAQYESWTLPLAVILIVPMSILCALLGVKLTGGDNNVFTQIALFVLVGLASKNAILIVEFARELEEHGRTVVQAALEACRLRLRPILMTSIAFIMGVVPLVFSHGAGSEMRHAMGVAVFAGMLGVTFFGLFLTPVFYVLLRTLAQRFEKKPADAAAKPAAAPALNLEGDIY from the coding sequence ATGAATTTTTCCCGCTTTTTCATCGACAAGCCGATTTTCGCGGCGGTGCTGTCGATCGTCATATTCGTGGCCGGGCTGCTGTCGATTTTCGGCCTGCCCATCTCCGAATATCCCGACGTCGTGCCGCCATCCGTGGTGGTGCGCGCGCAATACCCGGGCGCCAACCCGAAAGTGATCGCCGAAACCGTGGCCGCGCCGCTCGAAGAGCAGATCAACGGCGTCGAGAACATGCTCTACATGTCCTCGCAAAACACGTCCGATGGCGCGATGATGCTGACCGTGACCTTCAAGATCGGCACCAACGTCGAGCAGGCCGAGACGCAGGTGCAGAACCGCGTGCAGCGCGCCTTGCCGCGCCTGCCCGAGGAAGTGCGCCAGATCGGCGTGACGACCGTCAAATCGTCGCCCAATCTGACCATGGTGGTGCACCTGGTTTCGCCGAACAAGCGCTATGACGACATGTATCTGCGTAACTACGCGGTGCTGAACGTCAAGGACCAGCTGGCCCGCTTGCCCGGCATGGGCGACATCCAGATCTTCGGCGCCGGCGACTACGCCATGCGCATCTGGCTCGACCCGCAAAAGGTAGCGGCGCGCGGCATGACGGCGAACGATGTCGTCGACGCGATCCGCGAGCAGAACGTGCAGGTGGCTGCAGGTGTCATCGGCGCTTCGCCGGCGAAGAACTCGGACTTCCAGCTGACCGTCAATACCCAGGGCCGTCTGCAGACGCCCGAGGAATTCGGCGCCATCATCGTGCGCACCAATGCCGACGGCGCCGTGACGCACCTGAAGGACGTGGCGCGCGTGGAAATGGGCGCCAACAGCTACTCGCTGCGTTCGCTGCTGAACAATAATCCGGCCGTCGGCATGGGTATTTTCGAAGCGCCGAATGCCAACGCGCTGCAACTGTCTTCCGACGTGCGGGCCAAGATGGACGAACTGAAAAAAGACTTCCCGCAAGGCGTGGAATACCGTATCGAGTACGACCCGACGCAGTTCGTGCGCTCGTCCATCGAAGCCGTGATCCATACCCTGTTGGAAGCCATCGCCCTGGTGGTGCTGGTGGTGATCATCTTCCTGCAAACCTGGCGCGCATCGATCATTCCGCTGCTGGCCGTACCCGTCTCCATCGTCGGCACCTTTGCCGTGATGCTGGGCTTTGGCTTCTCGATCAACACGCTGTCGCTGTTCGGCCTCGTGCTGGCCATCGGTATCGTCGTCGATGATGCCATCGTGGTGGTGGAAAACGTCGAGCGCAACATCGAGGAAGGCTTGTCGCCGCGCGACGCCACCATCCAGGCCATGAAAGAGGTTAGCGGTCCTATCGTCGCCATCGCCCTGGTGCTGTGCGCCGTGTTCGTGCCGATCGCCTTCGTGCCTGGCCTGTCGGGTGAGTTCTATCGCCAGTTCGCGCTGACCATCGCCATTTCGACCGTGATCTCCGCTTTCAGCTCGCTGACCCTGGCGCCAGCCCTGTCTGCCGCGCTGCTGAAACCGCACGATGCGCCGAAAGACGCGCTGACGCGCGGCATGGACATGGTCTTCGGCCGTTTCTTCGCCTGGTTCAACCGCTTCTTCGGCCGCGCTTCGCACCGCTATGAGGCGGGCGTGAAAGGCGTGTTGGGCCGCAAGAGCGCGTCGCTGGGCGTGTATGCGCTGCTGGTCGTTGCCGCCATCTTCACCTTCAAGTCCGTGCCGGCAGGCTTCGTGCCAGCGCAGGACAAGCAATACCTGGTGGGCTTTGCACAATTGCCTGACGCCGCTTCGCTGGACCGCACGGAAGATGTCGTGCGCCGCATGTCCGACGTCATCAAGTCGGTACCTGGCGTCGAATCGACCATTGCCTTCCCCGGCCTGTCGATCAACGACTTCACCAATGCGCCGAACGCCGGTATCGTCTTCGCCACCCTGAAACCGTTCGACGAACGCAGCAGCAAGGAATTGTCGGGCGGCGCCATCGCGGCCGAGATCAACAAGCGCCTGGGCGGCATCCAGGACGCTTTCATCATGGTCTTCCCGCCACCGCCGGTCAACGGCCTTGGTACCATCGGCGGCTTCAAGATGATGATCGAAGACCGCGGCAACCTCGGTTACGACGCGCTGTACAACGCCACCCAGGCATTGGCCGCCAAGGCGTACCAGACGCCGGAACTGGCGGGCGTGTTCTCGGGCTACCAGATCAACGTGCCGCAGCTGTTCGCCGACGTCGACCGCGTGAAAGCCAAGCAGATGGGCGTGCAGCTGCAAACGATTTACCAGACCTTGCAGATCAACCTCGGTTCGCTGTACGTAAACGACTTCAACCAGTTTGGCCGCACCTACCAGGTGCGCGTGCAGGCCGATGCGGCGTTCCGTTCGCATGCGCAGGATATCGCGCAGCTGAAGGTACGCAATGACAAGGGCGAAATGATCCCGCTGTCGTCGTTGATGCGCGTGAAGGACAGCTATGGTCCGGACCGCGTGCAGCGCTACAACGCGTATGCCGCAGCCGACTTCAATGGCGGCGCAGCCCCTGGCGTATCGAGCGGCCAGGCGCAAGCCGCGCTGGAACGCATCGCCAAGGAAGTGCTGCCGCAGGGGATCGCGTATGAATGGACGGAGCTGACCTACCAGGACATCTTGTCCGGCAATACGATGATCTATGTCTTCCCGCTGTGCGTGCTGCTGGTATTCCTGGTGCTGGCCGCCCAGTACGAAAGCTGGACCTTGCCGCTGGCCGTGATTCTGATCGTGCCAATGTCGATCCTGTGTGCCTTGCTGGGCGTCAAACTGACCGGCGGCGACAACAATGTGTTCACCCAGATCGCGCTGTTCGTGCTGGTGGGGCTGGCGTCGAAGAATGCGATTCTGATCGTGGAATTTGCCCGCGAACTGGAAGAGCATGGCCGCACCGTCGTGCAAGCGGCGCTGGAAGCGTGCCGCCTGCGTCTGCGTCCGATCCTGATGACGTCGATCGCCTTCATCATGGGCGTGGTGCCCCTGGTGTTCTCGCACGGCGCCGGTTCGGAAATGCGCCATGCCATGGGCGTGGCGGTGTTCGCCGGCATGCTGGGCGTGACCTTCTTCGGCCTGTTCCTGACGCCCGTGTTCTATGTACTGCTGCGCACCCTGGCGCAGCGTTTTGAGAAAAAACCAGCCGATGCTGCCGCCAAGCCTGCCGCCGCGCCAGCATTGAACCTGGAAGGAGATATATATTGA
- a CDS encoding efflux RND transporter periplasmic adaptor subunit: MKNVQQFSTLLKPLAASLALAGLVAVSLAGCDSANSKVPDAPAAGGPPISAAAVVEKQITETQEFSGRLEAIERVEIRSRVGGFITAVNFKPGSEVKKGDVLFVIDPRPFQAEVSRAEGTAASARAKAELAKLELSRAEKLLAEKAIAQREFDEKASGLKELDANARSAQAAYEAARLNLSYTQVQAPISGRVSKAEITVGNLIDASAILTSVVSTDRIYASFDGDEDTYLRVAGTAQKGTPVTVKVGLANETGFPHEGKLEFVDNQLDPATGSVRMRATFANAERQLVPGLFARIQLDGGNGPQAQSTALLISDRAVGTDQSRKYVYVVGADNKAEYRAVKLGPASDGLRVVREGLKAGEKIVVNGLQRVRPGAPVTPQMVAMDFDPTAPVAPAKPEVKDAKIAAKAASTSKE, encoded by the coding sequence ATGAAAAACGTTCAACAATTTTCCACTCTGCTCAAGCCCCTGGCTGCCTCGCTCGCGCTGGCAGGACTGGTGGCCGTGAGCCTGGCTGGCTGCGATTCGGCCAATAGCAAGGTGCCCGACGCGCCAGCGGCCGGCGGCCCGCCCATCTCGGCCGCCGCCGTCGTTGAAAAACAGATCACGGAAACACAGGAATTCTCGGGCCGCCTGGAAGCGATCGAGCGCGTGGAAATCCGCTCGCGAGTCGGCGGCTTCATCACGGCCGTCAATTTCAAGCCGGGCAGCGAAGTGAAAAAGGGCGACGTACTGTTCGTCATCGATCCGCGCCCATTCCAGGCTGAAGTCTCGCGCGCCGAAGGCACGGCCGCTTCGGCCCGCGCCAAGGCGGAACTGGCCAAGCTGGAACTGTCGCGCGCTGAAAAGCTGCTGGCCGAAAAAGCTATCGCCCAGCGCGAATTCGACGAAAAGGCGTCGGGCCTGAAAGAGCTGGACGCGAACGCCCGCTCGGCGCAAGCCGCGTATGAAGCGGCCAGGCTGAACCTGTCGTACACGCAGGTGCAGGCGCCGATCAGCGGCCGCGTCAGCAAGGCGGAAATCACCGTCGGCAACCTGATCGACGCTTCCGCCATCCTCACTTCCGTGGTGTCGACGGACCGCATCTACGCCAGCTTCGACGGCGATGAAGATACGTATCTGCGCGTGGCCGGCACGGCGCAAAAAGGCACGCCCGTCACCGTCAAGGTGGGCCTGGCCAACGAGACGGGCTTCCCGCACGAAGGCAAGCTGGAATTCGTCGACAACCAGCTCGATCCGGCCACGGGCAGCGTGCGCATGCGCGCCACCTTCGCCAACGCCGAGCGCCAGCTGGTGCCGGGCCTGTTCGCGCGCATCCAGCTCGACGGCGGCAACGGCCCGCAGGCGCAAAGCACGGCGCTGTTGATCTCCGACCGCGCCGTCGGCACGGACCAGAGCCGCAAATACGTGTACGTGGTGGGCGCCGACAACAAGGCCGAATACCGCGCCGTCAAGCTGGGCCCGGCCTCGGACGGCTTGCGCGTGGTGCGCGAAGGCTTGAAGGCGGGCGAAAAGATCGTCGTCAACGGCTTGCAGCGCGTGCGCCCCGGCGCCCCGGTGACGCCGCAGATGGTGGCGATGGATTTCGATCCGACCGCGCCTGTCGCTCCTGCAAAACCTGAAGTAAAAGACGCCAAGATCGCCGCGAAAGCAGCATCGACCTCCAAGGAATAA
- a CDS encoding alpha/beta hydrolase, whose amino-acid sequence MSFADTAAELAPGQALKIRDIQVQGAQDALGARVYTAGVPGARQPNLMVFFHGGGFVDGDLDDADDFLRCLVLSNPDHVVLAANYTLARVRPFPAAVEDAHAVLLWAKKNKSKLGWTGKQMVVSGIEAGANLAAVCAMMSRDRGGPPLAGQVLIMPMLDPGLSTCSMRNLPTCPDLAEVADQCAAAYRGYLPNAADRTHPYASPLQSSRLKNLPPALILSSEDDPLRDEAEQYGSKLIACGIKTTVRRMAAAPLQDATARNECACKVQVLSEISSFVAGLGQEPES is encoded by the coding sequence ATGAGCTTTGCCGACACCGCGGCCGAACTGGCGCCTGGCCAGGCGCTGAAGATACGCGATATCCAGGTGCAGGGCGCGCAGGATGCGCTCGGCGCGCGCGTCTACACGGCCGGCGTGCCGGGCGCCAGGCAGCCGAACCTGATGGTTTTCTTCCATGGCGGCGGCTTTGTCGACGGCGACCTGGACGATGCGGACGACTTCCTGCGCTGCCTCGTGCTGAGCAACCCCGACCACGTGGTGCTGGCCGCGAACTACACCCTGGCCCGTGTGCGGCCATTTCCCGCCGCCGTGGAAGACGCGCATGCCGTGCTGCTGTGGGCAAAAAAGAACAAGTCCAAGCTGGGCTGGACGGGCAAGCAGATGGTGGTGTCGGGCATCGAAGCGGGCGCCAACCTGGCTGCCGTATGCGCCATGATGTCGCGCGACCGGGGCGGACCGCCCCTCGCGGGCCAGGTGCTGATCATGCCCATGCTCGACCCCGGCCTGTCGACCTGCTCGATGCGCAACTTGCCGACCTGTCCTGACCTGGCGGAAGTGGCCGATCAATGCGCCGCCGCCTACCGCGGCTACTTGCCGAATGCCGCTGACCGTACCCATCCGTATGCGTCGCCGTTGCAGTCGAGCCGCCTGAAGAACCTGCCGCCGGCGCTCATCCTGTCCAGCGAAGACGACCCATTGCGCGACGAGGCTGAACAATACGGCAGCAAACTGATCGCCTGCGGCATCAAGACCACCGTGCGGCGCATGGCCGCCGCGCCGCTGCAGGACGCCACCGCCCGCAATGAGTGCGCCTGCAAGGTGCAGGTATTGAGCGAAATTAGCAGTTTCGTCGCCGGACTGGGGCAGGAGCCCGAGTCATGA
- a CDS encoding LysR family transcriptional regulator, protein MNKLQAMEVFIQVVDAGGFTRAAENMQLPKATVSTLIQSLEASLSVKLLNRTTRHVSITSDGAAYYERCVRILSDVREAEESLSRTRLSPSGRLRVDAPTALASELIIPALPDFFARYPDISLELGCSDRPVDLIEEGVDCAVRGGELGDLNLIARRVGVLHFMTCASPGYLAQHGTPLHPDDLPRHRGVNFFSAKTGKTFDWDFTRAGERIQIAMPSHIALNDSNAYTAAGLAGLGIVQMTHFMLAPLIEQGKMVELLGEWESDPLPIHVIYPPNRHLSAKVRVFVEWVADMFTNHPATQLKGKSSPASARANLTEVQP, encoded by the coding sequence GTGAACAAGCTGCAAGCCATGGAAGTTTTCATCCAAGTCGTCGATGCGGGCGGCTTTACGCGCGCGGCGGAAAACATGCAGCTGCCGAAAGCCACCGTGTCGACCCTGATCCAGTCGCTGGAAGCAAGCCTGTCGGTTAAGTTGCTCAACCGCACTACGCGCCATGTCAGCATCACGTCCGACGGCGCCGCCTATTACGAACGCTGCGTGCGCATCCTGTCGGACGTGCGCGAGGCCGAGGAATCGCTGTCGCGCACGCGCCTGAGTCCCAGCGGACGCCTGCGCGTGGATGCGCCCACGGCCCTGGCCAGCGAACTGATCATTCCCGCCCTGCCCGACTTCTTTGCCCGCTACCCGGACATCTCGCTGGAGCTGGGCTGCAGCGACCGTCCTGTCGACCTGATCGAGGAAGGCGTCGATTGCGCCGTGCGCGGCGGCGAATTGGGCGACCTGAACCTGATCGCGCGCCGGGTCGGCGTGCTGCACTTCATGACCTGCGCCTCTCCCGGCTACCTGGCGCAGCACGGCACGCCGCTGCATCCTGACGACCTGCCCCGCCACCGGGGCGTAAATTTTTTCTCCGCCAAGACGGGCAAAACGTTTGATTGGGATTTCACGCGCGCCGGCGAACGCATCCAGATCGCCATGCCCAGCCATATCGCCCTGAACGATTCGAACGCCTATACGGCCGCCGGCCTGGCGGGCCTGGGCATCGTGCAAATGACGCATTTCATGCTTGCGCCGCTGATAGAACAGGGCAAAATGGTGGAATTGCTCGGCGAATGGGAATCCGACCCGTTGCCCATCCACGTGATCTATCCGCCCAACCGCCATCTGTCCGCCAAGGTGCGCGTGTTTGTCGAATGGGTCGCCGACATGTTTACCAACCACCCGGCCACGCAGCTCAAGGGCAAGAGCAGTCCTGCGAGCGCGCGCGCCAACCTGACCGAGGTCCAGCCATGA
- a CDS encoding D-2-hydroxyacid dehydrogenase → MTTASTSPQPHRIVFLDRDSLIATVRPPAFAHGWEEYPHTKGSEQTVSRLQGASIAITNKVPLRAAELAQLPDLKMIAVAATGTDILDLAACRERGIVVANIRDYARATVPEHTLALMLALRRQLFAYRADVEAGLWQASDRFCLFGHPIRDLAGSRLGLLGYGALGKSVAQLGRAFGMQVQVHNRSPIDEDGVTQVTFDELLATSDVLSLHLPLTDKTRNIIGAAELARMQPTSLLINTARGGLVDEAALAEALTRGVIAGAGFDVLSKEPPLPDNPLLNLRLPNFILTPHTAWASGEAMQKLADILIGNVEAFERGAPTNVVA, encoded by the coding sequence ATGACAACAGCAAGCACATCGCCGCAGCCGCACCGCATCGTCTTTCTCGACCGCGACAGCCTGATCGCCACCGTGCGCCCGCCCGCCTTTGCGCACGGCTGGGAAGAGTATCCGCACACCAAGGGCAGCGAACAGACGGTGTCTCGCCTGCAAGGCGCCAGCATCGCCATCACGAACAAGGTGCCGCTGCGCGCGGCCGAGCTGGCGCAGCTGCCGGACCTGAAGATGATCGCCGTGGCCGCCACCGGCACGGACATCCTCGACCTGGCCGCCTGCCGCGAGCGGGGCATCGTCGTGGCGAATATCCGCGACTATGCGCGCGCAACCGTGCCCGAGCATACCCTGGCCCTGATGCTGGCCCTGCGCCGCCAGTTGTTTGCCTACCGCGCCGATGTGGAAGCGGGCCTGTGGCAGGCATCGGACCGCTTCTGCCTGTTCGGCCACCCGATCCGCGACCTGGCCGGCAGCCGCCTGGGTTTGCTCGGTTATGGCGCGCTGGGCAAGTCCGTGGCGCAGCTGGGACGCGCCTTCGGCATGCAGGTGCAGGTACACAACCGCTCCCCTATCGATGAGGACGGCGTGACGCAAGTGACGTTCGACGAATTGCTGGCTACTTCCGACGTGCTGAGTCTGCACCTGCCGTTGACGGACAAGACGCGCAACATCATCGGTGCGGCAGAGCTGGCGCGCATGCAGCCCACATCCCTCCTGATCAACACGGCGCGGGGCGGCCTCGTCGACGAGGCGGCACTGGCCGAAGCGTTGACCCGTGGCGTGATCGCCGGCGCCGGTTTCGACGTGTTATCCAAGGAGCCGCCGCTGCCCGACAACCCGCTGCTCAATTTGCGCCTGCCCAACTTCATCCTCACGCCGCACACGGCCTGGGCCAGCGGGGAAGCCATGCAGAAGCTGGCCGACATATTGATCGGCAACGTGGAAGCGTTCGAGCGCGGCGCGCCCACGAACGTGGTGGCATGA
- a CDS encoding DUF1993 domain-containing protein: MTGALHINPATIFCRSLVQLSAMLGKTGTEPHMLAARLHPDMLPFAQQVRAAVSFSLRGCCPLAGLEVADFSAAASLQEQIAHTMRYLKDIPVERFDGPPGRICRDRAGFADIALPADEYLNLYILPNFYFHFSMAYAIARSGGAAIGKGDFDGYHAYAPGFSFERPAAP, from the coding sequence ATGACGGGCGCGCTGCACATCAATCCCGCCACCATCTTTTGCCGCTCGCTGGTGCAGCTCTCCGCCATGCTCGGCAAGACCGGCACCGAGCCGCACATGCTGGCGGCGCGTTTGCACCCGGACATGCTGCCGTTCGCCCAGCAAGTACGCGCGGCCGTGAGCTTTTCCCTGCGCGGCTGTTGCCCGCTGGCGGGGCTGGAGGTGGCCGATTTCAGCGCCGCCGCCAGTCTGCAGGAGCAGATCGCGCACACCATGCGCTACCTCAAGGACATTCCCGTGGAGCGCTTTGACGGGCCGCCCGGGCGCATCTGCCGCGACCGCGCCGGCTTTGCCGATATCGCCTTGCCCGCCGACGAATATTTGAATTTGTACATCCTGCCGAATTTCTATTTTCACTTCAGCATGGCGTATGCGATCGCGCGCAGCGGCGGCGCGGCCATCGGCAAGGGCGATTTCGACGGTTATCACGCGTATGCGCCGGGTTTCAGTTTTGAGCGGCCTGCCGCGCCGTAG
- a CDS encoding alpha/beta hydrolase family esterase: MKIAISLFVLSCLCTPVLAQVQSLQHKEDKRRYIVYTPPAYDSAPQQAFPVVFNFHGGGMSMAEQMLYTQMNKTAERHQFIVVYPQGIKQDWNVGFGMDYLAGTDDIGFTQAMLAKLKQTHRIDDKRVYATGLSRGGFFALRLAAELPQQFAAVASVGAPMPEPVLQHHKKTDKVGMLLIQGTADKVVLHEGKAASYLSAAGTFDYWRRHNGIVGATPPARLLPTVAGDDTQVTHVVQGNGAQQVALLTIKDGGHTWPGADAFNIGLPIGKTTRAIDANEFMWDFFSRHHR; encoded by the coding sequence ATGAAAATCGCCATCAGCCTGTTCGTCCTGTCCTGCCTGTGTACGCCAGTGCTGGCGCAGGTGCAATCACTGCAGCACAAGGAAGACAAGCGCCGCTACATCGTCTATACGCCCCCCGCCTACGACAGTGCACCGCAGCAAGCCTTTCCCGTCGTCTTCAATTTCCATGGCGGCGGCATGAGCATGGCCGAGCAGATGCTGTACACGCAGATGAACAAGACGGCCGAACGGCACCAGTTCATCGTTGTGTACCCGCAAGGTATCAAGCAAGACTGGAACGTGGGATTCGGCATGGATTACCTGGCGGGCACGGATGATATCGGCTTTACGCAAGCCATGCTGGCCAAGCTCAAGCAGACTCACCGCATCGATGACAAGCGCGTGTATGCCACGGGCTTGTCGCGTGGCGGTTTCTTTGCCCTGCGCCTGGCGGCCGAGCTGCCGCAGCAGTTCGCCGCCGTCGCCTCGGTGGGGGCGCCGATGCCGGAACCGGTGCTGCAGCATCATAAAAAGACGGACAAGGTCGGCATGCTGTTGATACAGGGGACGGCCGACAAGGTCGTGCTGCATGAAGGCAAGGCTGCCAGCTACCTGTCGGCAGCAGGCACGTTCGATTACTGGCGCAGGCACAATGGCATCGTAGGCGCCACGCCACCGGCGCGCCTGCTACCCACCGTGGCAGGTGACGATACGCAAGTGACGCATGTGGTGCAGGGCAATGGCGCGCAGCAGGTGGCCTTGCTCACCATCAAGGACGGCGGCCACACCTGGCCGGGTGCCGATGCCTTCAATATCGGCCTGCCCATCGGCAAGACCACGCGCGCCATCGATGCGAATGAATTCATGTGGGACTTTTTCAGCCGCCATCACCGCTGA
- a CDS encoding sensor histidine kinase — protein sequence MSKSIRQRLFAALAGFAVLLCLCYTGLALVIAYVTEDMLVQRLLEREAAAVSMRWQQHGKLTLSGSDLITVYGSYLDLPQAVRAQVPPSAPRGEVFTKTGQHYHVLALDVVAAGKPARCYLLADVAPVLVVSRLAREVGGVVAGVALALIALALLLAYWLARRLVLPLQRLAQEARQLAPGSTVHFSERDRPDEIGFLARRLETTFTELQAVLRREQAFTRDVSHELRTPLTLMHNTLALANAQPLGGQEQAQLRQSTDEMRATIDVLFALARAEQLSGVVVELRACIEQCLLRLLDEHRWDASLLTLDLPERLEVVGNPQLLMLLINNCLANALFHGGPDCRISIAFAQGRLNIVNTVQAGHPRRIHGFAHGQNLLLRLAQAMQWDIVFHPGATQYRVAILPVQAP from the coding sequence ATGAGCAAGTCGATCCGGCAGCGCCTGTTCGCCGCCCTGGCCGGCTTCGCCGTCCTGCTGTGCCTGTGCTACACGGGCCTGGCGCTGGTGATCGCCTACGTGACGGAAGACATGCTGGTGCAGCGCCTGCTCGAGCGCGAAGCGGCGGCCGTCAGCATGCGCTGGCAGCAGCACGGCAAGCTTACGCTTTCCGGCAGCGACCTCATCACGGTTTATGGCAGTTACCTTGACTTGCCTCAAGCGGTGCGCGCGCAAGTGCCGCCGTCCGCCCCGCGCGGGGAAGTGTTTACGAAGACGGGCCAGCATTATCATGTGCTGGCGCTTGATGTCGTTGCCGCCGGCAAGCCGGCCCGCTGCTATCTGCTGGCCGACGTGGCACCCGTGCTGGTGGTGTCGCGCCTGGCGCGGGAAGTGGGTGGTGTCGTGGCTGGCGTGGCGCTGGCGCTGATCGCGCTGGCCTTGCTGCTGGCATATTGGCTTGCGCGGCGCCTCGTGCTGCCCTTGCAGCGCCTGGCCCAGGAAGCGCGCCAGCTGGCGCCCGGCAGCACCGTCCATTTCAGCGAGCGCGACCGCCCCGACGAGATCGGTTTCCTGGCGCGCCGCCTGGAAACCACCTTTACCGAACTGCAGGCGGTCTTGCGGCGCGAACAGGCATTCACCCGCGACGTCAGCCATGAATTGCGCACGCCGCTCACCCTGATGCATAACACCCTGGCGCTGGCGAATGCGCAGCCGCTGGGCGGGCAGGAGCAGGCGCAGCTGCGGCAATCCACGGACGAGATGCGCGCCACCATCGACGTGCTGTTCGCGCTGGCGCGGGCGGAACAGCTATCGGGCGTAGTGGTGGAGTTGCGCGCCTGCATCGAGCAATGCCTGCTGCGCCTGCTCGACGAACATCGCTGGGATGCCAGCCTGCTGACCCTGGATTTGCCCGAGCGGCTGGAGGTGGTCGGCAACCCGCAACTGCTCATGTTGCTCATCAATAATTGCCTGGCGAATGCCCTGTTCCATGGCGGCCCCGACTGCCGCATCAGCATTGCGTTTGCGCAAGGCCGCCTGAACATCGTCAATACCGTGCAGGCGGGGCATCCACGGCGCATCCACGGTTTCGCGCATGGCCAGAACCTGCTGCTGCGCCTGGCACAAGCCATGCAATGGGACATTGTTTTCCACCCCGGCGCGACGCAGTACCGTGTCGCCATCCTTCCCGTCCAGGCGCCATAA
- a CDS encoding response regulator transcription factor, whose amino-acid sequence MNKLPLSILLVEDHLAIARQVLDFLDGLRWQTDHAGTGALAVQLATCNSYDVVLLDLNLPDMDGLQVCRAIKAAAPSNVPILMLTARDAYEDKARGFRDGADDYLTKPFDLREVALRCEALARRQQLHMHQEMRVGPFTLQTRAGRALYGDAPLPLTQTGFKILLLLCREHPHAVSRSALLQQLWGSQPPDSDALKSHIYALRKQLELLGGAGVLVTIPQLGYRLAFDAAASA is encoded by the coding sequence ATGAACAAGCTACCCTTGAGTATCTTGCTGGTGGAAGACCACCTGGCCATCGCGCGCCAGGTGCTCGACTTCCTCGACGGCTTGCGCTGGCAGACGGACCATGCGGGCACGGGCGCGCTGGCGGTGCAATTGGCCACGTGCAACAGCTATGACGTGGTGCTGCTGGACCTGAACTTGCCCGACATGGATGGCTTGCAAGTGTGCCGCGCCATCAAGGCAGCCGCTCCCAGCAATGTGCCGATTTTGATGCTGACGGCGCGCGACGCGTATGAAGACAAGGCGCGCGGTTTTCGCGACGGCGCCGACGATTACCTGACCAAGCCCTTCGACCTGCGCGAGGTGGCTTTGCGCTGCGAAGCGCTGGCGCGCCGGCAGCAACTGCACATGCATCAGGAGATGCGCGTGGGGCCATTCACCTTGCAGACGCGCGCAGGGCGCGCCCTGTATGGCGACGCACCCCTGCCGCTGACGCAGACGGGTTTCAAGATATTGCTGCTGCTGTGCCGCGAACATCCGCATGCCGTCTCGCGCTCGGCCTTGCTGCAGCAACTGTGGGGCAGCCAGCCGCCCGACAGCGACGCCCTCAAATCGCATATCTATGCGCTGCGCAAGCAGCTGGAGTTGCTTGGCGGGGCTGGCGTGCTGGTGACCATACCGCAACTGGGCTACCGCCTGGCCTTCGATGCTGCGGCGTCTGCATGA